TCGGTGGCTTCGGACTCGTACTTGGTGAAGTTCTCGCGGAAGAGCTTGCCCAGCTTGACGACCTCAGCCTGGAAGCTTTCGGTACCGGCGGTCCAAGCCTTCTTGGGGTTCAGAAGCTCGTCAGGGACGTTGGGGCACGTGGTGGGAACCTGGAGGTTGAAGACGTCGTAGTTTTCGTACTGGACGttggcgagctcgccgctgtggatggcgtcgaggatggcgcgAGTGTACTTCAGCGGGCAGCGCTTACCGCCCTGAGCGAAACCGGCGCCGACCCAGCCGGTGTTCAGCAGCCAGGCGTTGGCCTTGTGCTGCTCAATCTTGTCCGCAAGCATCTTGGCGTACTTCATGGGGTGCAGTGCCAGGAAGGGCTGGGCGAAGCACGAGGAGAAGGTAGCCTGGGGCTCGGTGACGCCGTCCTCAGTGCCGGCCATCTTGGAGGTGTAGCCCGAGATGAAGTGGAACATGGTCTGGGCACGGTCGAGCTTGGAGATCGGGGGCAGGACGCCGCGGGCATCGCAGGTCAGCAGGATGATGTTGGTCGGCATGTTGTCGGACAGGCAGGGGATCTTGGCGTTGCTGATGTATTCAATGGGGTAGGCGCTAGCATCATCAAGTCAGCGAAGGGCTTGCGTGTTTGACAGTTGTAACGAGGCCACTTACCAGCGAGTGTTCTCGGTGAGGGTGGAGTCGTCGTAGTCGACCTCGCGGGTGTCGGGGTCGAAGACGACGTTCTCCAGGACGGAGCCGTAGCGAATGGCGCCATAGATATCAGGCTCCTTCTCGGCGGAAAGGCCAATGCACTTGGCGTAGCAGCCGCCCTCAATGTTGAAGACGCCGCGGTCACTCCAGCAGTGCTCATCGTCACCAATGAGGGCACGGTTGGGGTCCGCGGACAAGGTAGTCTTGCCGGTGCCAGACAGGCCGAAGAAGAGGGTGACGTCGCCAGACTTGCCCTCGTTGGCGGACGAGTGCAGCGTCAGGACGTTGTGCTTGATAGGCATCTCGTAGAAGAGGACGGTGAAGACGCCCTTCTTCATCTCGCCGGCGTATTCGGTACCCAGGATGACCATCTCCTTTTGGGAGAAGTTGATAGCCACCGAGGTGACCGAGGTCATGCCCTCGGTGTAGCGATTGGCAGGGAACGAGCCGGCATTGTAGATTGTGTAGTCGGGGTGGAAATGCTCCAGCTCCTCACGGGGAGGGCGAATGAGCATGTTCCTCATGAAGAGGGCATGgtaggcgcgggcgcagaTGACGCGAACTCGGATGCGGTACTTCTCGTCCCAGCCGGCATAGCCGTCCACGACGTAGATGCGGTTGCGGGTGTTGAGATAGTCGACGGCACGCTCGCGGTTGATCTTCCACACCTGTCAAGCCAGCCATGTCAGCGTCTGCGGTATTTTTCTCGGTCCTGTTCTATTGTCACGGTGGCCTTGAGGCCTCCAACGACCCCAATCGAGAAGGTATGCATTGCAATTGACGATTCAGGGAAATTCGCGCTCGTGGCCCGCGGCGCTCGCCGTTGGAAGGCATCCCGCGCCCCCGAACAAAAAGCGCAGTGCAACGCTGGAGCGGCTGCACATGCGAATCAGGGGCGCGTCTGCGGGGCCTTCAACAACCAGTGCGCTGTGCCTGCGTGCCCCGGCATCATGTGAATGAAACCAGCCAACAGGCTCTGGGCCGTCTCTCGGGATCGGATCGGGGCGGATCGGATCAGCTGCCTGCCTCATGGCAACCTCcgcccagcacgcccgcTTAAGCTCGGCTTCGCCATGCGGAAGGGCGGCCTGGGGAACGGAATTGGGGCAGGCTGGGGGGCTAACggatggggggagggggggcccaGCTGGGGTGGGGTTGGCCGGCTTTCAGTGGCCATACCAGTGACGCCAATGAGCTGCACGATAATTCATGCCACCAGGCCCGCTGCAAGCACGGCTGCCGAAGGAAACAGGTACCGTAGCTGACTGGGCTATGGCACCTGCGCCCTCAGGCAGGTGACAGGACACGCTCGGGAACCCCAAGCCAGTCCACAGCTCCAGCTTGGGCAGCCAGGCAGGGCCATGCGACGGGCGCTggagccagccgcccgctgAATTATCGTGGTGTGCCGCCCATTGGCGTCATCGTGACTGGGCCGCCCGAGAATGCGGGGCAGAGGGGAAacaagacggcgacgagagaAAGAAGACACGAGACGACCTACCTCGGGAGACATGGGCTTGTTCACGGGTCCCCACCTGTGCGCAGCGCGAAGCCTTGGTTAGCCAGCGTGCACCCCGCTGCGAGACACAGGCACGGGTGCATGGGACCGGGGTCCGCGCGCCGTGCCTGCTTGGGTCGGTGTCGACTTACCAGACGTTGTCTTCAGACGTCGGCTCCTTGACAATTCGCTTGTCGAGAGGAGATCGGCCAGTCTTCTTGCCCGAGTAGGCCGTCAAGGCACCGCTCGAAGTGATGGCCGTGCCGGTCTCGTAAACGAGGGCATCTTCGtagagggcggcgacggacgggttGTGGATCTGCGCAAGGAGGGCATGTCAGCGTACCGCACCCGGACGACGCCGACTGAGACCAGGACTCACAATGGCGACGCGATCGTAGTCGATGTGCGCCGTTTCGTGGAGCTCCTCCTCTGTGGGCGAACTGGTCAGTATTCGGCCAGGGATTTGGAGCTTCACTGGGCAGAGTGCGCGCATGACGGGGCGAGCGTACCAAGCTCGGTGTGGTTCCCGTGTGGCCTGCAAGGGCATCGTGTTAGTGGAAGGTGGTTCACGCCCGGGCacgcgcctcgacgcggagCACTCACTGAACACCACCGGGGTGGAGGGAGGTTTTGTTGACGTTGCTGGAAATCACTGGTGCCCTTTGCGTTAGCTTTggccacgacgacatgaccggcggcggcacgtaTGTGCTTGCCATGAAGGCGGCAAGGCAGGCTCCGACACAAATGTGAAGAAGGAAGGCCTTTTGCTGGGAGAGGGGCATCAAGGAGTCACATACTCTTGCGCAAATCACCACCGCGAGCCTTGAGTCTGGACTGTGGGCTTTGAACGTTGGGGTCGGTGTAGGGAGAAGCGGTCCTGACAATGGGATCCCTCATGGTTATGTATTTAAACTCTGGGAGCCGGAACAGAGGCTCGATCTCGGCTTTGCCAGTTGCACTGACGGGCTTGACACGgggcagggggaggggccaaCGGGGCCGTGGGTAACAGCGTGGGTagccggggggaggggggtgtgAGTTGGGAGTAgtagaaaaaaaaagaggacCCGAGGTTGTGAACCAGCAGGCAAGGGGAGTTGCGGGAGAGGGTGTGATTTGAGGCTCGTGGCGTTGGACGAGCAGGCTCGTGTGCTCTCTCTGGTCCGCCTGTGCCGACACGGTCAGTGGAAAAAGGGGGGCGTGCGAGGCTTTCTGCTGGCAATCTGCAGTGCACCGTATCGGTATATGCGACGCGAGTCGCTGTGTGCTGTctctgcgcggcgtcgacaggTCTGGGAGATGAGCGCGCAAAGGGCTCTTGACACGAGCGTCCAAGTggtgaggatgacgatggccgaaggctgctgctgctcgtctcTGCCTGTGGAGCTGCTGGGGAtagagaggagggggggggggggtccgAGGCTTGGTGGAGGGGTGTGGGGTTTCAGTGTCTGGGTCGAAAACGAAGCACGGCTCACGAATTTATACCGGAACGAGCCTGCCACTCAGCCTGGTTCCTTTTACGTCGTTGGCGGGgtgttggcgtcgtcgagcggctTCAGCCCCGGGTGCGGGGTGCCAGTGGAAACCTTTTCCCTTTTACCTGCACCGCAGTCGGGACAAATGGGGGCGTGTGATGTGTgtgccgtcgatgctggtgccgcgccgcgggaCAAAAGGTGGTTCTCTGCGCCGTGGGGTCGGCTGCCGTGCAGAGAGtgaggtggcgggcggggaggtaGGTGGTGAGCCTGCTGGGGCGCAGTTGGGGACGGGTGGACGACGCAAGTTAACGCTCGGGAAGCCTCGTGGCGCCAATGTTGTTGCCCGGCGAGGAAAATATAGTGACTTGGTAGATCTTGAAGGGGCAGGTGCGGTGCAGTCGTTTATTCTACGAGTATGgcaacgaggacgatggcgactGCGATGCAGAGAGACCCTATAGCCTTGCCCGCGAGACGCAGCCTGTCTTTATATGCTTCATGCTGGCATTGAAGCCGATGCATCTCCCGCCGGCGATAGCAACCGCATTTCGTCCGAAATCGCCCTGAGTTCGCATGTGCATCGACCAAGTGCCCGCGAAACGTCTCGGCCAGAATCGCCGGCCACTTCCCAGCATCATTGCCGGCCACTCGGCGCCTGCCTGACCTGACCGTGATCCGGACCATCCCATTTGCCACCGTACAGGCAACCTGCCTGCGCCCAAGGCTTCCATTGTCATGCAGTTTTCGTCGACGCGGGAACCGGGGCTCTGCTGCACTTATTCTCGAGCCCTTtaccctgccctgcctgaACCTGGTACGCGGTCGTCTTCAGCGCATCAGCTCGCCCGTCCCGTCTTTTTCTGACTGTGCCGGGGGGGCGCAGCGTCTGGTTCAGCCTCTCTGCATTGGGTCGGACACCTTCGGGTCCGTCTGCAGGTACCAGACATGGGACGGGTGGGCCACGACAGCATCGAGATGGGACCAAAAATGTCTGTACGGGTACCTCTTAACTACACCACGATGACCACCAACAGCCGCCAGCGAACCACCTATTGCCCGCATGCCCGCCTTTGCCCGCGTAGCAGGCTTGCTTGCGTCCGCTCGGGCAGCAACAAAGCAAGGTCTACGCAGCCCCTGCCTTCAGCGGAGTCATCATTCGCGTCGTTGGCTGACGCCGCGTTGTAGCCCATTACCAAGCTCGTCTGGCATTTGCTCATGTCCCGAAGGTGGTCACCTGGTCAGCAAAAAGTTCACCGGTAATCGTTGGTGGACGGAGAAGGATGGAGGCCCTGGCAGGGCGGAGAGAACCAGAATCGGGCGCTACCATTAGTACTAACCTCCTAGTGGTTTACGGATACACCCCTTGTGGTAAGCTGCTGTGTAGGTAGAGGTAGGCTGATGTACTTGCCATGGTTTGGCGCTGGAGCCCAGCGTACCCCGCGATCTGCCTGCCACCGCCGACCGAGAACCGTaccccagcccgcccagctTCCGGGCTGGCCACATGACCATCAAAGATCTCATGGCCAACTTACCAAGTGGCTAGGTACCGTCCCCAAAGACCCCACCAGACGAGCTTGTGACCGTGGCAACACTGCTAAacttgtacttcgtactgaACCGCGGGGCTTCATGTGTAATCGCTGTTGTGTGCTGGAGCTCTGGTGCTGGGGCTCCCCGAACCTAGAAGTGTCGCACAAAAGAAGAAACAATGTAAACAATACAGCGCAGGAGCGCACGAGGACAAACGGTACTCGTGCATATGTGGTTGTACAGGAGGAGCACAGGCGTCTGCATGCACTAGAACTTTGccagtactgtactgtaccgtACAGCACCCGACACGCCAGGGTTTCTCTGACACGTCTCcagcgctcgtcgccgtcccgtTCAGGGCGAAACTGAATGCCCCAAATACGGTCTCGGCTCAGcggcaccgcccgccgcacaTGGATTTCTCACCGCATGATTGGCTGTTGGCCGCCGCGTTCGTCCTCCGACTTTCTCCGGGCGCTCACCCCCGTCGGCTTAAGGCCTAATACCAGCTAGCATGCAGGAATGGAGACGGCTGGCCAaagggaagaaaaaaaaagaaaaaaaactGAAAGCATCAAGCTGCAGCTTGCTATCGGCACACCCTCGATCAATACCGTACCGTGCATTTTTGAGGGTTTCCTGTTATTAATGAAATATGATCCGCTGCGCAAGcactcgctcgctgccgATTTGTGCCAGTGCCATGTTTCAGGGTGAAAGCCGCCAAACCGAGTCTGCAGTGCTTACAGCCTGTCTTGTCTGTCTCTACAGTCTGGGTTCTTGGGCGGAGCGTAGACGAAGCAGGATGACGTCCAGTCACCGGCATCCTGCCACATaggccccggccccgggtCAAGAATAAATTTCTTACCAATTTACCCAACGCTCACCGGCACATGGAAGAGGTCCCCCCGGACTGCTTTTCTCACACGGCCACGCTGCCAGCGTGTTGCTTCAATGCCTTCCGTCCGGAGCCCCGTGCACCACGCGAGACGACAAATTCAAGTCGGTTTGGTCCCTTCCGCATTGCAAAGAGGGCACCCGTAAGTACGTACAGCAGTATGTATACCTTCCGTATCCGTCCGCCAACTCCGGCGAAGTTCCGCCTCGCATCCGTGCTCCACACTCGGACTGCCACGGCCCACTTCCTGCGCCGCTCCGTCTCGGCCCCCTCAAGCATGTCAAACAAGGTCCTGTCCTCAGGCAGCCCACTCTGTCGTCCCGACTCATTTTCGTCCTCTCCTGGATTACTATGGATTACTAGGTGCGCGATCTTAGCGGCGAGTTGTGTCATAACGGTGCACGACCAAATCTGTGCGTTCAGGAACCCGTCTTTACCCGCGGTCTGGCCTCAATTGAACTGCCTCCTTGAGCCATCGCCAGCGTGGTACTGGGCGAGGCTATGACGGAGGCGGCCCTATTCCGAGCTGCCTTGGGTTCATCATATCGCATCAGCTTGGATCAGCGCCGTCAAGTATTGAGCCTCTCCTTCCGAAGCACCACATGTCCAGGGTTCGAGATCAAGCACTTGGACCGTTGTCACCATGCCCGATCACCATGCCCGACTAGTCCCGCAGTATTGAGAGAAACGCCAATTACAGGGAACGACTTTTATCTTTGCCCTCTACATTGCGGTCATCATGGTATCTGCGGAACAGTTCGTCCCGATTTCGTTACGTCCAGGCGGCCTCCCGCCTCTCCGGGCTGCAGTCCtgtgcgccagcgccagcgcctcgtcaGCCTGGTTGGCCCCCATGCTTATCCTGTACCCGTATCATGACACCGTTGGGCCCCCTTTCCAAGCTGTCCCTCTCATGCATATTTTCTATCCGACGATAAACGGTATAACTTGCCATTCATTCACTTAGGCAGCCGTCTCGTCCGTGATGAGCTTCGTGATCTTGCCAATGGCAATCGTTTGTCCCTTTTCAGTTGTCAGCGACTTGTGCTCGTTGTGATAGAAGGAATGACGCCATTGCGTTTGAACGTACCTGGTCTCGCAGAGTGAACCGACCCATCTGAGGGTAGTCCTCGAACTTTTCCACGCAGACAGACCCGGCTCCACCAATCACTTGCATGCGTGCAATGATGCTGTCTCCCTTTCTGGCGTGTGTGGGCGGAGCCTTGCTCTTCCGGTTGGTCCCTTTCTGGAGCTTGTGCAGGAGAGCCGCGAACGTCACTTCCTCAATGGCCGAATGAACGTGCAGGACGCAGTTGAAGCCAGACGTCAGAATGGACTTCAGCTCCAGGATGCGGATCTGCGCTTCAAACTCGGCCACACAATGCACCAGCCGCTTCGGCGAGCACAGCACAAAGCCTGGCAGTatgtcctcctcctcaatGCCCTTGAGTCTCATCCGCACCTGATCGCCACATTGGAGGACCTGCATCTCATCCTCCTGTTCGCCGTAGATGGCCGCTGCCTCGACAGCTTGTTTGcggggcatcatcaccagaTTCATACCCTTCTTGACCACTCCAGCCT
This sequence is a window from Purpureocillium takamizusanense chromosome 8, complete sequence. Protein-coding genes within it:
- the PCK1 gene encoding Phosphoenolpyruvate carboxykinase (ATP) (EggNog:ENOG503NVNR~COG:G), producing MRDPIVRTASPYTDPNVQSPQSRLKARGGDLRKMISSNVNKTSLHPGGVQPHGNHTELEEELHETAHIDYDRVAIIHNPSVAALYEDALVYETGTAITSSGALTAYSGKKTGRSPLDKRIVKEPTSEDNVWWGPVNKPMSPEVWKINRERAVDYLNTRNRIYVVDGYAGWDEKYRIRVRVICARAYHALFMRNMLIRPPREELEHFHPDYTIYNAGSFPANRYTEGMTSVTSVAINFSQKEMVILGTEYAGEMKKGVFTVLFYEMPIKHNVLTLHSSANEGKSGDVTLFFGLSGTGKTTLSADPNRALIGDDEHCWSDRGVFNIEGGCYAKCIGLSAEKEPDIYGAIRYGSVLENVVFDPDTREVDYDDSTLTENTRCAYPIEYISNAKIPCLSDNMPTNIILLTCDARGVLPPISKLDRAQTMFHFISGYTSKMAGTEDGVTEPQATFSSCFAQPFLALHPMKYAKMLADKIEQHKANAWLLNTGWVGAGFAQGGKRCPLKYTRAILDAIHSGELANVQYENYDVFNLQVPTTCPNVPDELLNPKKAWTAGTESFQAEVVKLGKLFRENFTKYESEATEDVVKAGPAV